The proteins below are encoded in one region of Silene latifolia isolate original U9 population chromosome 2, ASM4854445v1, whole genome shotgun sequence:
- the LOC141643276 gene encoding putative prolyl 4-hydroxylase 10, translating to MAKGKLGRGPPRKSGSMSSSTLVFTLLLTFSFIALILLVFGIVSIPSTGSNSSHSVHDLTSIVRTTHHKAEDSNERSDQWVEVLSWEPRAVVYHNFLSRDECQYLIDLAKPHMEKSTVVDEKTGKSRDSRVRTSSGTFLPRGRDKIIRNIEKRIADFTFLPVEHGEGLQVLHYEVGQKYEPHFDYFLDEFNTVNGGQRIATVLMYLSEVDFGGETVFPDAKGNKSAVPYWNELSECAKEGLSVKPKMGDALLFWSMNPDASLDPSSLHGGCPVIKGNKWSATKWIRVNEYKA from the exons ATTACTCTTGACTTTTTCCTTCATCGCATTGATCCTCCTCGTTTTCGGAATCGTGTCAATTCCAAGCACTGGCAGTAACTCCTCTCACAGTGTCCATGATCTCACCTCCATCGTTCGTACCACTCATCACAA AGCTGAGGACAGTAACGAGAGAAGTGATCAGTGGGTTGAGGTCTTGTCTTGGGAGCCTAGAGCTGTTGTTTATCACAATTTTCTG TCCAGAGATGAATGTCAGTACCTCATTGATCTCGCTAAGCCTCATATGGAAAAGTCAACTGTTGTTGACGAGAAAACTGGCAAGAGTAGAGATAGCCG GGTACGCACTAGTTCAGGAACTTTCCTTCCTAGAGGACGGGATAAAATCATCAGGAATATTGAGAAAAGAATTGCGGATTTCACTTTCTTACCTGTAG AGCATGGTGAAGGTCTTCAAGTTCTTCATTATGAAGTTGGACAAAAGTATGAACCACACTTTGATTACTTCTTAGATGAATTCAATACTGTCAATGGGGGCCAACGTATAGCCACAGTTCTCATGTACCT TTCTGAGGTTGATTTTGGGGGTGAGACGGTTTTTCCTGATGCAAAAGGAAACAAAAGTGCTGTACCTTATTGGAATGAGCTGTCTGAATGTGCTAAAGAAGGGCTTTCAGTCAAACCAAAAATGGGTGACGCCTTACTTTTCTGGAGCATGAATCCTGATGCTTCTCTTGATCCTTCAAGTTTGCATG GTGGTTGCCCTGTAATTAAGGGGAATAAGTGGTCAGCTACAAAATGGATTCGCGTGAACGAATACAAAGCTTGA